A single region of the Pseudomonas sp. GGS8 genome encodes:
- a CDS encoding AraC family transcriptional regulator, with amino-acid sequence MSSSSRVPTYVMQQRSELTDFYIRDKKGRHAETSPHRHEYFQIQINLGGDTVQHIGNVERPFPRNTLAFILPHRVHVIPHPVDSNFMVINFSQTFLLPHLQCDPMDLEEVSILLAPELSPFRFQEHLDFILADEDFSKVCGLIEQMRVLDGNRQFGTREMLKGLLLQLIGSVCALYAEPLKRLAEENAAEVSRRDALSRMSEYLRKNIADPDLNLIKVAAATYLSPTYLTHWLRKEVGKTFTELVLERRMHAARNYLLNGTRPVGEVARLCGFADEAYFSRRFRQIHGQPPGQFRRQQLNPDTPQLPSNT; translated from the coding sequence ATGTCGTCATCGAGTCGAGTACCCACTTACGTCATGCAGCAACGTAGCGAATTGACGGACTTTTACATCCGCGACAAAAAAGGCCGGCACGCCGAAACCAGCCCGCATCGCCACGAGTATTTCCAGATCCAGATCAACCTCGGTGGCGATACCGTGCAGCACATTGGCAACGTCGAGCGGCCGTTTCCACGCAACACGCTGGCCTTCATCCTGCCGCATCGCGTGCACGTGATTCCGCATCCGGTTGACAGCAACTTCATGGTGATCAATTTTTCCCAGACCTTTCTGCTGCCGCACTTGCAGTGTGACCCGATGGATCTGGAGGAAGTCTCGATTCTCCTGGCGCCGGAGTTGTCGCCGTTCCGCTTTCAGGAGCATCTGGATTTCATTCTGGCCGATGAAGATTTCAGCAAAGTCTGTGGTTTGATCGAACAGATGCGCGTGCTTGATGGAAACCGTCAGTTCGGCACCCGCGAGATGCTCAAGGGCTTGCTGCTGCAATTGATTGGAAGTGTCTGCGCCTTGTACGCAGAGCCATTAAAACGGCTGGCCGAAGAGAACGCCGCCGAAGTCAGCCGACGCGACGCACTGAGCAGGATGTCGGAGTATTTGCGCAAGAACATCGCCGACCCCGATCTCAACCTGATCAAGGTCGCCGCTGCGACCTACCTGTCGCCGACGTACCTCACGCACTGGTTACGCAAGGAAGTCGGCAAGACCTTCACTGAGCTGGTGCTCGAGCGCAGGATGCACGCGGCACGCAATTATTTGCTTAATGGGACACGACCGGTGGGGGAGGTGGCGAGGTTGTGCGGTTTCGCTGACGAGGCTTATTTCTCCCGACGCTTT
- a CDS encoding MFS transporter gives MSNSHTSPSTAPSVSAGARDALLPQRLPTRRRWFMLSLLLIATIINYIDRVNISIAAPFLAKDLGLDKIEMGLIFSAFAWTYALALVPAGFIADRFGSRFTYGVSLISWSTVTVCQGLATGFASLFGLRLAVGAMEAPAFPANSRAVTVWFPARERGLASSIYVCGQYLGTALFTGVLLWLATTYDWRHVFYSTGILGIVFGVIWLYVYRDPLSCKNVSQEELKYIEAGGGLVKSSQERTRFNWRQIAELFSYRQIWAICIGKFASTSALYFFLTWFPTYLIEERKLTMIKAGIFAVLPFVGATVGILLAGIISDLLIRRGYSMSFARKLPLVVGSMLGMSIVLVNFTDSNVICIAVLTMAFFAQGIASSSWAAVSEVAPKELIGLTGGVTSLAANIGGIVTPIVIGGIVHATGSFAYAFWFIGAVALMGTLSYSLLLGRLYRIELKAR, from the coding sequence ATGTCGAACTCGCACACCTCCCCGTCCACCGCGCCGTCGGTGAGCGCCGGCGCCCGGGACGCCCTGTTGCCACAGCGACTGCCGACGCGTCGGCGCTGGTTCATGCTGTCGTTGCTGCTGATTGCAACCATCATCAACTACATCGACCGCGTGAACATTTCGATTGCGGCACCGTTCCTCGCCAAGGACCTGGGCCTGGACAAGATTGAAATGGGCCTGATTTTTTCCGCGTTTGCGTGGACCTACGCACTCGCCTTGGTCCCCGCCGGGTTCATCGCCGATCGCTTCGGTTCCCGGTTCACTTACGGGGTGTCGCTGATCAGTTGGTCGACGGTCACCGTGTGCCAAGGCCTGGCCACAGGATTCGCTTCACTGTTCGGGCTGCGACTGGCTGTCGGTGCCATGGAAGCTCCAGCGTTTCCGGCCAACAGCCGAGCAGTCACGGTGTGGTTCCCGGCCCGCGAACGGGGCCTGGCCAGCAGCATTTACGTGTGCGGCCAATATCTGGGCACGGCACTGTTTACCGGCGTGCTGTTGTGGCTGGCCACGACCTATGACTGGCGCCATGTTTTCTACAGCACCGGGATACTCGGCATTGTGTTCGGTGTGATCTGGCTCTACGTGTACCGCGATCCGCTGAGCTGCAAGAACGTCAGCCAGGAAGAACTGAAGTACATCGAAGCCGGTGGTGGACTGGTCAAGAGCAGCCAGGAACGCACCCGGTTCAACTGGCGGCAGATCGCCGAGCTGTTCAGCTATCGGCAGATATGGGCGATTTGCATCGGCAAGTTCGCCAGCACCTCGGCGTTGTACTTCTTCCTGACCTGGTTCCCGACGTACCTGATCGAAGAACGCAAGCTGACCATGATCAAGGCCGGGATCTTCGCGGTGCTGCCGTTCGTGGGTGCAACGGTCGGCATCTTACTCGCCGGTATCATCTCCGATCTGCTGATTCGCCGTGGTTACTCAATGTCCTTCGCGCGCAAGTTGCCATTGGTGGTCGGCTCGATGCTGGGAATGTCGATCGTGCTGGTGAATTTCACCGACTCGAACGTGATCTGCATTGCCGTGCTGACCATGGCCTTCTTCGCCCAAGGAATCGCTTCGTCGTCGTGGGCGGCCGTATCGGAAGTCGCGCCCAAGGAACTGATCGGCCTGACCGGCGGGGTCACCAGCCTGGCCGCCAACATCGGCGGGATCGTCACCCCGATTGTGATTGGCGGCATCGTCCACGCGACAGGCTCGTTTGCCTACGCCTTCTGGTTCATTGGCGCCGTGGCGTTGATGGGAACCTTGTCGTATTCGTTACTGCTCGGTCGCTTGTATCGCATCGAACTCAAGGCGCGCTGA
- a CDS encoding fumarylacetoacetate hydrolase family protein: MTITEYVFTPDLPVTLPVVGSQQRFPVGRVFCVGRNYPWPDTQGQSRQPPVLFMKPASNVVDATGEVTFPPLTEEFAHEIELVVAIGEGGTNIPQSQALAYVWGYAAGLDLTRRDVQRAAKSNGLPWEGAKVFDGAAPMTAIVPVTRAGHPDGDLWLNVNGEERQRDSLDSQIWSVSEIISRISQSVALRAGDLIMTGSPAGVDVLQPGDIINAGIDGIGQLEMRVGQRP, from the coding sequence ATGACGATAACCGAGTACGTGTTTACCCCGGATCTGCCCGTGACCTTGCCAGTCGTGGGCAGCCAGCAGCGCTTTCCCGTTGGCCGGGTATTTTGCGTCGGCCGCAATTACCCTTGGCCAGATACCCAAGGCCAGTCCCGCCAGCCGCCGGTGCTCTTCATGAAACCGGCAAGCAACGTGGTGGATGCGACGGGCGAAGTGACTTTCCCGCCATTGACCGAAGAGTTTGCCCACGAAATCGAATTGGTCGTGGCCATCGGTGAGGGCGGCACCAATATTCCGCAGAGCCAGGCGCTGGCCTATGTCTGGGGCTATGCCGCCGGTCTCGATCTGACCCGTCGTGATGTCCAGCGCGCGGCCAAAAGCAATGGTTTGCCCTGGGAAGGTGCCAAGGTGTTCGACGGCGCCGCGCCGATGACCGCCATCGTGCCGGTGACTCGCGCCGGACACCCGGACGGCGATTTGTGGCTGAACGTCAACGGCGAAGAGCGCCAACGCGACAGCCTCGACAGCCAGATCTGGTCGGTGAGTGAAATCATCAGCCGCATCTCGCAATCGGTAGCGCTCCGGGCCGGTGACTTGATCATGACCGGCAGCCCGGCGGGCGTCGATGTGCTGCAACCGGGCGACATCATCAATGCCGGGATCGACGGCATCGGCCAACTGGAAATGCGCGTCGGTCAGCGACCTTGA
- a CDS encoding SDR family oxidoreductase — MSSPLKVALVTGAGSGIGRAVALGLMADGFTLVLAGRRAEPLQALVEWALSEGHEALAVPTDVRDPASVDALFATITEVYGRLDVVFNNAGVNAPAVPLDELTFEQWRNVIDTNLNGVFLCARGAFALMRRQQPQGGRIINNGSISAHTPRPFSSAYTASKHAVLGLTKSLALDGREFNIACSQIDIGNALTEMSVRMTKGVRQANGTIAVEPMVDVKHVADAVRYIAGLPLEANVLNMTVMASAMPFAGRG; from the coding sequence ATGTCCAGCCCTTTGAAAGTGGCCCTGGTCACCGGCGCCGGCAGCGGAATCGGCCGCGCTGTGGCCCTCGGCCTGATGGCAGACGGATTCACCCTGGTGTTGGCCGGTCGCCGAGCGGAGCCGTTGCAGGCCTTGGTCGAATGGGCGCTCAGCGAAGGACACGAAGCGTTGGCGGTGCCCACTGATGTGCGCGACCCGGCCAGTGTCGATGCGCTGTTTGCCACCATCACCGAGGTCTACGGACGCCTCGACGTGGTGTTCAACAACGCCGGGGTCAATGCCCCTGCCGTGCCGCTCGATGAGCTGACATTCGAGCAGTGGAGAAACGTGATCGACACCAACCTCAACGGCGTTTTCCTCTGCGCCCGTGGAGCCTTCGCACTGATGCGCCGGCAACAGCCACAGGGCGGACGCATCATCAATAACGGCTCGATCTCGGCGCATACCCCACGACCGTTCAGCAGCGCCTACACCGCCAGTAAACACGCGGTGTTGGGACTGACCAAATCTCTGGCCCTGGACGGGCGCGAATTCAACATCGCCTGCAGCCAGATCGACATCGGCAACGCCTTGACCGAAATGTCGGTGCGCATGACCAAAGGCGTGCGCCAGGCCAACGGCACCATTGCCGTGGAGCCGATGGTGGACGTCAAGCATGTGGCCGATGCCGTGCGCTACATCGCCGGTCTGCCGCTGGAGGCGAACGTCCTGAACATGACCGTCATGGCCAGCGCCATGCCGTTTGCCGGTCGCGGTTGA
- a CDS encoding 2-hydroxyacid dehydrogenase → MKPEVLQLSPILIPEINARLDELFTVRRYFQQADKQAYLQEHGANIRGVITGGHTGISQALMAQLPKLEVVAVNGVGTDAVDLAYARDRGIRVTATIGALTEDVADLAIGLLIAVCRGLCTSDRYVRSGQWPHSPTPLAPLPLARQVSGMRIGIVGMGRVGRAVATRAAAFGCPISYTDLQPMSDVNHTFIADLNQLASNSDALILAAAADKAEAIINSEVLQALGKDGYLINVARGKLVNEVDLVTALAAGEIAGAALDVFVDEPNVPEALFGNEHVVLQPHRASATLQTRTRMGNMVVASLVDSFAGRIPQGSVTD, encoded by the coding sequence ATGAAGCCAGAAGTTTTGCAGCTCAGCCCGATCCTGATCCCTGAAATCAACGCGCGGCTCGATGAGCTGTTTACCGTCAGACGCTACTTCCAGCAGGCCGACAAGCAGGCATATTTGCAGGAACACGGTGCGAACATTCGCGGGGTGATCACCGGCGGGCATACCGGCATCAGTCAGGCGCTGATGGCGCAGTTGCCCAAACTGGAAGTGGTGGCGGTCAATGGCGTCGGCACCGATGCGGTGGACCTGGCTTACGCCAGGGATCGCGGGATCCGCGTCACCGCGACCATCGGCGCGCTAACCGAAGATGTCGCCGATCTGGCCATCGGTTTGCTGATTGCCGTGTGTCGCGGGCTGTGCACCAGTGATCGTTACGTGCGTTCGGGCCAATGGCCGCATAGCCCGACGCCGTTGGCCCCGTTACCGTTGGCGCGTCAGGTGTCTGGCATGCGCATCGGCATCGTCGGCATGGGTCGGGTCGGGCGTGCCGTGGCGACGCGAGCCGCGGCGTTCGGTTGCCCGATCAGCTACACCGATTTGCAACCCATGAGCGATGTGAACCACACCTTCATCGCCGACTTGAACCAACTGGCCAGCAACAGCGACGCGCTGATTCTCGCGGCCGCCGCCGATAAGGCTGAAGCCATCATCAATTCCGAGGTGCTGCAGGCGCTGGGCAAGGACGGGTATCTGATCAACGTGGCGCGCGGCAAGCTGGTCAACGAGGTCGATCTGGTGACGGCACTGGCCGCTGGAGAGATCGCGGGCGCGGCACTGGATGTGTTTGTCGATGAACCGAACGTACCCGAAGCACTGTTTGGTAACGAGCACGTGGTGCTGCAGCCCCATCGCGCGAGTGCGACGCTGCAGACTCGCACGCGAATGGGAAATATGGTGGTGGCGAGCCTGGTGGACAGTTTCGCCGGGAGAATACCGCAGGGGTCTGTGACTGACTGA
- a CDS encoding LysE family translocator produces MMALENLAGVAIISLGMVLTPGPNMIYLTSRAISQGRLAGMISLAGVALGFVCYLLAAGLGLAALFKAVPVAYDVVRIAGAFYLGYLAWNMLKPRGSSPFEARELPPHSPRRLFTMGLVTNLLNPKIALMYSALIPQFIDPSAGSTFQQFIQMGLVQITIAVTVNGMIVLAASRVSGFLAKRPSAMRTQRWVSGTVLGVFAVDILLRKPLT; encoded by the coding sequence ATGATGGCGCTGGAAAACCTGGCCGGTGTGGCCATCATCTCCTTGGGCATGGTTCTGACGCCGGGTCCCAACATGATTTACCTGACCTCGCGGGCGATTTCCCAGGGGCGGTTGGCCGGGATGATTTCGCTGGCGGGTGTGGCGCTAGGCTTCGTGTGCTACCTGTTGGCGGCGGGACTGGGACTGGCCGCTTTGTTCAAGGCAGTGCCAGTCGCCTACGATGTCGTCAGGATCGCAGGCGCATTTTATCTAGGCTATCTGGCTTGGAACATGCTGAAGCCCAGGGGGAGTTCCCCCTTCGAGGCGCGGGAGCTGCCACCTCACTCGCCGAGACGGCTGTTCACCATGGGGCTGGTGACGAACCTGTTGAATCCGAAGATTGCGCTGATGTATTCCGCGCTGATTCCCCAGTTCATCGACCCTTCCGCAGGGTCTACCTTCCAGCAATTCATCCAGATGGGGCTGGTACAGATCACCATTGCCGTCACCGTGAACGGAATGATCGTCCTCGCCGCCTCCCGGGTCAGCGGATTCCTGGCCAAGCGACCCTCTGCCATGCGCACCCAACGCTGGGTGTCCGGGACTGTCCTGGGCGTCTTCGCGGTCGATATCCTGCTGCGCAAACCGCTCACCTGA
- a CDS encoding SDR family oxidoreductase, whose amino-acid sequence MKTAVVTGASSGIGEACARTLARSGWRVFLVARRGDRLEQIADETGGRAIVLDVTQAREEDLGQICECDLLVNCAGGAIGLDAVDTASAEDWTNMFNSNVLGTLRMTQLLLPRLIASQGAIINITSTAALASYEGGGGYCAAKGAQRALTQSLRLEMKGVPVRITEVLPGMVHTPEFSLNRFRGDAERVSALYKDVDRPLSADDVAQVVAWVADQPAHVNVDEIVVRPVAQRAQHALFRGSLGWLEQRADKSPLNEGAR is encoded by the coding sequence TTGAAAACAGCAGTTGTTACAGGTGCCAGCAGTGGCATTGGCGAGGCCTGCGCTCGTACCTTGGCCAGAAGTGGCTGGCGGGTATTCCTTGTGGCGCGCAGGGGGGATCGGCTCGAGCAGATTGCCGACGAAACCGGCGGACGCGCCATTGTGCTGGATGTGACACAAGCGCGAGAGGAGGACTTGGGACAGATTTGCGAGTGCGATCTTCTGGTGAACTGTGCGGGCGGTGCGATCGGCCTGGATGCGGTAGACACGGCCAGTGCTGAGGATTGGACTAACATGTTCAACAGCAACGTACTGGGGACTTTGCGGATGACCCAACTGCTATTGCCTCGGCTCATCGCATCCCAAGGGGCCATCATCAATATTACCTCTACGGCTGCGCTGGCCAGTTATGAGGGGGGAGGCGGTTATTGCGCGGCCAAGGGCGCTCAGCGCGCACTGACCCAGTCCTTGCGACTGGAGATGAAGGGTGTACCGGTGCGCATCACCGAAGTGCTCCCCGGCATGGTGCATACGCCAGAGTTTTCCTTGAATCGTTTTCGTGGCGACGCCGAACGGGTCAGCGCCCTCTACAAGGATGTCGACCGGCCTTTGAGCGCGGACGATGTCGCCCAGGTCGTGGCCTGGGTTGCCGATCAGCCCGCCCATGTCAATGTCGACGAAATCGTGGTTCGGCCAGTGGCACAGCGCGCTCAGCATGCGCTGTTCCGCGGCAGTCTCGGCTGGCTCGAACAGCGAGCCGACAAATCTCCATTGAACGAAGGAGCACGCTAA
- a CDS encoding acetyl-CoA carboxylase biotin carboxylase subunit family protein, whose amino-acid sequence MKYVLCLHRWVGSQALYDRYELPAGMQIRAICTPESCASLPSERLASSSALVSLDDAEAVMAEAERLVEQHGVPALVVALNEGDLLNAASIRERWQVPGDLVAWTERFRDKLTMLEVAGRQSSIGVLPASPADSREAVERLAAEHGYPLVLKPRYGTASRGVRFLRGPRDLDQISQATEPMMVQAYCAAPILHVDGWWDGQRIVVVTASRYVNSCADFGPDSPLGSIELEEGDDERRIAGRVEQLLAVFAPEREIVFHLELFDLDDQLLFLEIGARVGGAEIPFLWREVRDIDLLGIAWEIQTGASTRYRDLARSLSKEGRPLHRERGAWVIARRNSSPRDGLGTLYWAQPQNLDRFASGVYEGSGTRLRLRSFDRPALVRDVGTIFEHLSESWGAQS is encoded by the coding sequence ATGAAATATGTCCTCTGCTTGCACCGTTGGGTCGGCAGCCAAGCGCTATACGACCGATACGAACTGCCAGCAGGAATGCAGATTCGGGCGATCTGTACGCCCGAATCCTGCGCGTCCCTGCCGAGCGAGCGCCTGGCGTCAAGTTCGGCGCTCGTCTCACTGGACGATGCTGAGGCGGTCATGGCTGAGGCCGAGCGTCTGGTCGAGCAACATGGCGTTCCAGCGCTGGTGGTTGCCCTCAATGAGGGCGACCTGCTCAATGCGGCTTCTATCCGTGAGCGATGGCAGGTACCGGGAGATCTTGTCGCGTGGACCGAGCGGTTTCGCGACAAGCTCACCATGCTGGAGGTCGCAGGCCGGCAATCGTCGATCGGCGTGCTGCCTGCCTCGCCTGCAGATTCCCGCGAAGCGGTGGAGCGACTGGCCGCTGAACACGGCTATCCGCTGGTGCTCAAGCCGCGCTACGGCACGGCGAGTCGCGGCGTAAGGTTTCTTCGCGGCCCAAGGGATCTTGATCAGATTAGTCAGGCCACGGAGCCGATGATGGTCCAGGCTTACTGCGCGGCCCCCATCCTGCACGTGGACGGCTGGTGGGATGGGCAACGGATAGTGGTCGTCACGGCGTCGCGTTATGTGAACAGCTGTGCCGATTTCGGTCCGGACAGCCCGCTGGGTAGCATCGAACTCGAGGAGGGCGATGACGAACGGCGGATTGCGGGGCGCGTCGAGCAACTGCTGGCAGTCTTCGCGCCTGAGCGAGAAATCGTCTTCCACCTCGAACTGTTCGACCTGGATGACCAATTGCTGTTCCTGGAAATCGGTGCCCGGGTCGGTGGCGCCGAAATCCCGTTCCTCTGGCGAGAGGTGAGGGATATCGACCTGCTGGGGATCGCTTGGGAAATCCAGACCGGGGCGTCTACCCGCTACAGGGACCTTGCGCGCAGCCTTAGCAAGGAGGGCAGGCCATTGCACCGCGAGCGGGGGGCATGGGTGATCGCCCGCCGCAACAGCTCGCCGCGTGATGGTTTGGGTACCCTGTACTGGGCTCAGCCGCAGAACCTGGATCGCTTCGCCAGCGGTGTTTATGAGGGCTCTGGCACGCGCCTTCGTCTGCGCAGCTTCGATCGTCCCGCGTTGGTACGAGACGTGGGAACGATCTTCGAACATTTATCCGAGTCATGGGGCGCTCAATCTTGA
- a CDS encoding ATP-grasp domain-containing protein, with translation MNKRIAVVGGRPSPIHGAKELGIDVVLVHQEGDYEQEILAHCEQVVHARIDDAEAIIKVLEPLHRERPFDRIMTTTEVAGESTGKVVDHFGLTGVSYKTARLLKDKVAMRELLVEHNLSPVAYRHVTSAQDAVAFVKEHGKSVLKPAEGVASLHIHPCDDAASASKAWQALQDADVKHIIIEEYLEGPVVSVDSFSFKGRHLPIGYSQYRMNDKYVEWEVSTPSTEARKWLSELKEMTCRLLDAVELEEGPSHSEFVLTPKGPRVLESHARLAGSGAPELVRRAFGLDLNRMFLTVPLGIDTLPDVSPEPKAGAAIQFFVPTPGKVRKVELDLKPDVDVRHTKSGETPRVFLPFLFELGAAERAVVIQKHEGDTIPPLDTVADCVSGYVLATGSSREDAVRIGDELVAAVNFIVDPTA, from the coding sequence ATGAATAAGCGTATCGCAGTAGTCGGTGGCCGTCCCTCGCCCATTCACGGTGCCAAGGAGCTGGGCATCGACGTCGTACTGGTGCATCAAGAGGGTGACTACGAGCAGGAAATCCTCGCCCATTGCGAACAGGTGGTGCATGCCAGGATTGACGACGCCGAGGCCATTATCAAGGTCCTCGAGCCGCTGCACCGCGAACGTCCGTTCGACCGCATCATGACCACTACCGAAGTGGCGGGCGAGTCAACGGGCAAGGTGGTCGATCACTTCGGTCTCACCGGGGTTTCCTATAAGACTGCGCGCCTGCTCAAGGACAAAGTGGCCATGCGCGAGTTGCTGGTCGAGCACAACCTGAGCCCGGTTGCCTATCGCCATGTCACCAGTGCGCAGGATGCCGTCGCGTTCGTCAAAGAGCATGGCAAGTCGGTTCTCAAACCCGCCGAAGGCGTGGCCAGCCTGCATATCCATCCCTGCGATGACGCAGCCTCTGCTTCCAAGGCCTGGCAGGCGCTTCAGGATGCCGACGTCAAGCACATTATCATCGAGGAGTACCTGGAGGGGCCGGTCGTCAGCGTCGACTCCTTCTCGTTCAAGGGGCGCCACCTGCCGATTGGTTACTCCCAGTACCGCATGAACGACAAATACGTTGAGTGGGAAGTCAGCACGCCGAGCACCGAGGCCAGGAAATGGCTGAGCGAGCTGAAGGAAATGACCTGCCGCCTGCTCGATGCCGTAGAGCTGGAGGAAGGTCCTTCCCACAGCGAGTTTGTGCTTACCCCGAAAGGTCCTCGTGTACTCGAATCCCACGCTCGCCTGGCGGGCTCGGGTGCCCCGGAACTGGTGCGGCGTGCGTTCGGCCTGGACCTGAACCGCATGTTCCTGACTGTGCCGCTGGGTATCGACACCCTGCCGGATGTGTCGCCCGAGCCGAAGGCGGGTGCCGCGATCCAGTTCTTCGTACCGACGCCTGGCAAGGTCAGAAAGGTCGAGCTCGATCTCAAGCCTGACGTCGATGTACGCCATACCAAGTCGGGCGAGACTCCACGGGTGTTCCTGCCGTTCCTGTTCGAACTGGGCGCAGCCGAGCGTGCCGTAGTCATCCAGAAGCATGAGGGCGATACGATTCCACCGCTCGACACCGTTGCCGACTGCGTTTCAGGGTACGTCCTGGCAACAGGCTCCTCGCGCGAGGATGCCGTGCGTATCGGTGACGAACTGGTAGCGGCGGTCAACTTCATCGTGGATCCCACGGCATGA
- a CDS encoding TauD/TfdA family dioxygenase yields the protein MSVMAMDVQEASLVQVVVVNDPDLTGLEGCRVRLAETPHCADSVGAVGGDWLGTVLGQDIVEAIRAFPASPHKALLIRGISLSTDVATPRNGFLPNAECVLDFDLLHFGMLRLLGVRPHAVEYENFGKLVRNVVPVPEAAGTTSSWGADVEFFWHTDNPNWPFADQGRNVATAVPNFLAFTAVRNFEGASTDIVCVDHVLSKLPGWAIAQLQKSAYTFGAPASNEGFDGQPRVLPVLEHDEGGYRLRFDDGIVAALDLDSEKALGLLRQCLRDAQGIEVVLQPGDFFIFKNARVLHRRKAFQPLLNGKARWLRRVYGS from the coding sequence ATGAGCGTCATGGCCATGGATGTTCAGGAGGCTTCGTTGGTACAGGTGGTGGTCGTCAATGATCCCGACCTCACCGGGCTGGAGGGCTGTCGCGTGAGGCTGGCCGAAACGCCGCACTGCGCTGACAGTGTGGGTGCAGTCGGCGGGGACTGGCTCGGTACCGTGTTGGGCCAGGACATCGTCGAGGCAATTCGCGCATTTCCTGCCAGCCCGCACAAAGCGTTGCTCATCAGAGGCATTTCGCTCTCTACGGACGTCGCGACGCCGCGCAATGGTTTCCTGCCCAACGCCGAGTGTGTTCTTGACTTCGATCTGCTGCACTTTGGCATGTTGCGGCTGCTCGGTGTCAGGCCGCATGCAGTCGAGTATGAAAACTTCGGCAAGCTGGTCAGAAATGTCGTTCCGGTTCCGGAGGCCGCGGGCACCACCAGCTCTTGGGGCGCGGATGTGGAGTTTTTCTGGCACACCGACAATCCCAACTGGCCCTTTGCCGATCAAGGCCGAAATGTCGCGACCGCCGTGCCGAACTTCTTGGCCTTTACCGCCGTGCGCAACTTTGAAGGCGCCTCCACCGACATTGTTTGTGTGGATCATGTCCTTTCAAAGCTGCCCGGCTGGGCGATCGCCCAGTTGCAGAAGTCTGCCTACACCTTTGGCGCCCCTGCCTCCAACGAGGGCTTCGATGGCCAGCCGAGGGTGCTGCCGGTGCTGGAGCACGACGAGGGTGGTTATCGCCTGCGCTTTGACGATGGCATCGTGGCCGCCCTCGACCTGGACAGCGAAAAGGCACTTGGGCTCCTGCGCCAGTGCCTGCGCGATGCCCAGGGTATAGAGGTGGTGTTGCAACCAGGTGACTTCTTCATTTTCAAAAATGCCCGCGTGCTGCACCGCCGCAAGGCGTTCCAGCCTCTGCTCAACGGCAAGGCACGCTGGCTGCGCAGGGTATACGGCAGTTGA